TTctaactcggctattgatgctgatcaagaatatatatactttatagggtcggagatgcttccttccgcctgttacaaatatattatatctttttactcatttttagttggttcagggtataattaagtaggaataaatttcatttgatgcATTTACTTGGTATCTTGTAGCATGGATATAGCCAGAGACCGATTTTCCGATGCGTGACAAAGTGCAGCCTCCACGTAAGCGTACGGGATAATAAAGTGATCCTCGACAATGCCACTTTGTGCAATGCACTCACAAAAATCCCTAGGGGAGAGCGTATACACATTCACATAAAGATCTacgattatttattttcttatgtCTACTTACTGAAGAGCCAACGAGGGTTTGCCCATTTGTACATAACAAGATCCACGTAACAGAAGACATAATGCGCGATTATCGGCGAAGTATAGATTTGTAGCAGGGCTTACTCCCGGGTTGTTAATCATGGCAAATTCCGAGTCGATGATTTGTAGAATGCCATCGGCAATCTGGTAATCCCCGCCAATGAATTTGAACATATTCCACAGATACATCAGCTCTATCAGGGGCAAAATCAGACGCTCGTTCTGGCTCTTATATCTTACGGCACGTTTCGCCATAAACTTCTCCATTGGCAACGACTTGCCGGCAATTTTTTGCCTGTACGTGGGCACCTCCGTCATCAATTTATCAATTTGCTTCAGATTGTCAGCTGATCCTGGGCATGACATTAATTTGATGGCAGCCAATTGATAGGCGTATATCGCGCGCGACCAATTGCTCTGCTCGAGCAATTGGTTGGCATAAAATTGGGCTTTGTCCCATTTCTGTTGTATACAATTGATCCAGAGTAGTTCCCAAAAGCTCAAATAGTGAAATTGGGGCCAAACTTCCTGCGATTTCCAAGAATGCAAATACCAGGACTCAGCTCCCTCCAGATTTCCATTGACCAACTCAAATCGTCCCTTAAAGAAGAGCATCCAAACACTGTTTGGGTACTTGGCCAATTGGGAGGTAAGTATCTCGTCGCATATGCGCAGGTCCTCAAGGGAATGCCTTTCGCTGAGCATGGGCAACACCATCAAATGGTAACCGAGCAGGGATAAAGCACAAAGTATTTGCCGCAATCCGTTCTCCTGGTACCCTGCAAGCAGATCGTGTAAGCCATAGTTCTAAATGGGAttacttttcatatttttgaaatatattttttaaattatatgttaATCAAGCTTACCCGGTTTGACGAGAATCCTATAAATTGCAGTATTTTAACAATGCGAACCGGCAGCATGGACATCATTAAGTTAAAGGTGCCGATACCCATGTGTACTCCGCTACTAAAATGATTTCTCACAGTCATTGAGCTCGAATCCCACTTTCGATGCTTCATTATTTGTGCACAAAacctgaaaaaaaaacaattgttaaatttgaatgcaaaaaAATCGGAATCTCTTCTATGGCAGAACGTGATACCTGAAGCAATTATAGCACTGGCGAACTCGCAGACTGCCCCGGATTAGTCCGCTGAGGTTCTCGTCCTCGATAAAGGTGAGTAGAGCACTCATCAGGAGCACTTCGGCCATGCAGAGCTCAGCATGGCATTCCAGGTCTGTGAGGCTGTTGAAATTTTTCTGAAAGTAGGATTAGGTGTAAATTAGTATAcacattataaatataaatttgtatatattagtAAAGATTCACCTTCTTAAAAGTATTGCCAATCGCTTCCGTTAAGGTGTTTTTCTTTCGAAAACGTTGACAGAGTTCGACACACTTTTTCAGCTCTGCCGATGCCTCATCAATATGCTCAAATGTTAGCATTGCCTCCAGAAATGAAAATGTGGCCGTACCCATTGAATGGTATAAACTCGAACCGGAAAACGGCTTCAGCAGAGTTCGAGCTTCTTCGAACTTGTTGTCAAAGAAATAATCTATAGCTAGCTTTGCTTCCTCCAGCGAAGTTCTTAAGTCCATTTCAAAGGGTGTCATATCCAATTGCTCGGAGAGTGCATCAAAAAATTCctaaatgtattattattataattatcactttatttatttatttattttttaagttttatttaacagaacaattaaaatgaaatcgaTATAGCAGAATTTTGATTATAGTTgatattaaatgttttttcttacctCGGAATCGGATTCGGATTTGTTGCTTTCGTCCATGACTTTCGATTTTGTTGCGCCCTTTCTTTACGTTTTCTAAAAATGATATATACGCAATATTTCTGTacaattttggaatttttcatttttttgtatagttgtattataataatttatatttaatattattaacctTTGACCCGCAataatactatatacatatatttaaaaaaaaattttaattattgttatgtaattattataaattgagCTCGAAAAAGTTGGCTagcaaaaagttttcaattgtCCGTTCCACTTTGCATGGAATTTTTCTAAcctgaaatttattttctatatatgtagGTGGCTGCGTTTATCCTTATGGATAAAATTTGTAAGTGCATTTGTagtaaattacaaatttaggaaacttataaattgttattacTTATCATCAATTAGAATATGTACTTAATATTCTTAAGCGCTTATGTAATAATGTGTTTGAATTGCTTTCttaactcaaaactattgcCTCGGGTCGGTTTTTATTCAGAAAATCCAGTGTTACGGCTCAGATCCAACAGTTTCTGATTCACTGACTTACTTAAACGTGTAAAAGcgaattatatatacaatacctacaaaaaaaatacacccatatacatatgtatgcacagaTTTATACATAAGAACACATGTTGATTTAGTAACGCTGACTATAATTCAACTCTTATATTTAAACTTTCCGGTTTtgcatgtacatgtatatacatacacatgcatatgtacatatgtatttagttGCATATGTATAgaaataattgttttgtttatgacaataaaatacaattcaTCTAAAAGTTGCAggctatgtatatatgtacttgcatGAATACTAACAATTTCATGGGCTTGATgttcttatatgtatatgcggTACattatacatgtacatacatgtatatatatacatatatgaaaggAAGTAcatgcatttattttgattgtgGCATCAAAAGAAAAACGGAAAACTAAGCTAGTCCGTAGTAAGTACATAAGTACATACAACattaagctttaagctttcGCATTGTTCGGTCGTGTTTTTGTTGCGTTGCCATGCTTGGGcagaacttaataaataattaagtggtttatatacatatatatatatatatatatatatatatatatatatatatatatttatgttgaaATTGTTATAGTTTTACTTTTAACAATTGTGTATCCGAGTGTTTTGTTAAagtatgtttatttaaattgttaattccATTCCCTGTACTCTGATTCAGTTATGCATTGGTTTAGCTTTATCTGCGCGTCGTTATTCAAGCTTTTCgcaagaaaatattttgtaatcgAGACATACGAATTTCAGTGCATAGAGAACATAGAGAAAACAAAGTGCAAAACAAATACTATCACGTAAAGCACAACATTAATGCACACACCGTAAAACATATGTACTCGTAGAATCAGCTGTTCGAGCACGACAAAAAGCTGAAGGCTTTAAGATTCGCGACACGCACTTTGCtctcataaacaaaataataatgtttaaaGCAACAAAATCTTTACGTATGGGTTCATATATATTCACGTCATGTAATTTACTAGCGCTTATGCATTGGGAGGTCGATATTTTGAACTACCTGGTCCTGAATTTGTAAGCAGTTGAAAATATGGAAAAGTTCTAACCGGTGTGGTTCCCGTTTGACGCATAGAGCCATACTCGACCccataaacaatatataaataagtaaaatttcGCTCAAGTCCGTATTTTAGTTGAAAAGAcaggtcgaaaataaagtgtTTGGCGGAAaatcatatttgtttttcaagatatttcaACCAAACTTGGCACTTACGAGCTTCAATAAGCTCGTAACATATTTGCAATTCCTctattgcatttatttgtcTATATTGctatttatcatatagcttcaaTAGGAACAATTGGTCggaaataaacatttttatttacagaACATATACACGacgcaaaaaacaaaacaacttcTTTCGACTTTTCTTAGTGTTAAATTAAAGTAAGAACAGTGTGCCCAGAGTGCCCAGTATTAAAAAATACTCTTGAAGTTACGTATCCATAGATATTTTGCTTATACTTGGTGAGcgttaaatattataatattaatgtaaaaaaactgttattttgacaattttaaattttagctCGAGTTTTAGAGTTTCAAAAAGTTTTCGGTTGCCATTtcctattaatataatttatttgagattatttatgtttatgtttatgcaaaaattcaagtatatatattttttcaatattattatattaatatattttttattttagggGAAgatgtgttttctttatttgcatttttgaaaagttgatttttgaatataaaataaataaatttttataaaattcaacATTCCAAGACCTTCGTGCCTAGACGACAGCAAGTAGCAAAGTTCAACTGTCGTCAATTTCTATCAACTTCCGTTGGCTAATCAGAAAATTATTCGTTCCTAAGCcgattgttattattattatcagacTAAAGTATATTTCTGTATACCTTTCTTTCATTAGAAATTCATATGTAAGGCCATTTATCTGTATAAGCGTGTAATCCAATTTGCCCGAGACCAGGGTGCAAAATTCGAATAACCAAATTGACCTGCTTACGTCAATAGCTCAAAATTTTAGTGGGTTTTTCAGGCAAAGTTTAACAGACTTGAGATGATATTTCCGACCTTACACAGACGACAGGCAGAAACCACGTAGTTCATTCGACTGATTCTGTCCAACTTACCCATTTAATTTTGAAGCTATCGTCAACTTCGTACAGATGCTTTTTTTTGGAGTGgggtatatttattttggaaTCGATCGAATCGGCTGACTAATATTGTCTAAGGGCCTTACTTATGTTTTGAATCGCGTAGAACGGCGCCCGTTAATTTTAATCACATTTTTCATTAACTAAAATTACATCTACATAGAGCCTTGAATTTTTGCGAATCGTAGAGATAGATGGTAATTTTTATCAATGCATTCATCAGTCATAACTATGTTTTATTCCTTCGTTTTTTTTGTCAAGATCTCTATATCATGGCAGGGTTCAGGGTACCTCCTAGTCGGACACTTCCTACTAGAGAACActcaatttttaatgaatctactatataaaataatctggATCCACATGGATGAGGTCAGCCCAAAATACATTTAACTCTTTCATTGGTTTCGCTTTAAAACTGACTTTAGCCATGCCGATGcgaaattgtttaaattatcGCTATTTCAACCCGGAAAGAAGTATGCGAAAAATGCTTTTTGTTCTTGAGGCTAATCTAATCTATAATCCAGGGGCGTTATCAACTTCAttgattatttaattgaagtttacaaaatttttgGTACTTATTGTTTGGGCTATTTTATAATTCTCGGCCGTGTTAGTGCGAATAAGCCCTTGGTTCCATGTTTGTGAAACCCAACACCATAAAACATACTAAGTCCATttgaatgttttatttttagtgaGATTGCGAGCTAGTCAAGACCTTTAGCATACG
The Drosophila virilis strain 15010-1051.87 chromosome 6, Dvir_AGI_RSII-ME, whole genome shotgun sequence DNA segment above includes these coding regions:
- the LOC6636191 gene encoding tetratricopeptide repeat protein 39B isoform X1, translating into MDESNKSESDSEEFFDALSEQLDMTPFEMDLRTSLEEAKLAIDYFFDNKFEEARTLLKPFSGSSLYHSMGTATFSFLEAMLTFEHIDEASAELKKCVELCQRFRKKNTLTEAIGNTFKKKNFNSLTDLECHAELCMAEVLLMSALLTFIEDENLSGLIRGSLRVRQCYNCFRFCAQIMKHRKWDSSSMTVRNHFSSGVHMGIGTFNLMMSMLPVRIVKILQFIGFSSNRNYGLHDLLAGYQENGLRQILCALSLLGYHLMVLPMLSERHSLEDLRICDEILTSQLAKYPNSVWMLFFKGRFELVNGNLEGAESWYLHSWKSQEVWPQFHYLSFWELLWINCIQQKWDKAQFYANQLLEQSNWSRAIYAYQLAAIKLMSCPGSADNLKQIDKLMTEVPTYRQKIAGKSLPMEKFMAKRAVRYKSQNERLILPLIELMYLWNMFKFIGGDYQIADGILQIIDSEFAMINNPGVSPATNLYFADNRALCLLLRGSCYVQMGKPSLALQDFCECIAQSGIVEDHFIIPYAYVEAALCHASENRSLAISMLQDTKKKFSKFALESRLHFRIHMALMDLNGNLDTHK
- the LOC6636191 gene encoding tetratricopeptide repeat protein 39A isoform X2, whose product is MVLPMLSERHSLEDLRICDEILTSQLAKYPNSVWMLFFKGRFELVNGNLEGAESWYLHSWKSQEVWPQFHYLSFWELLWINCIQQKWDKAQFYANQLLEQSNWSRAIYAYQLAAIKLMSCPGSADNLKQIDKLMTEVPTYRQKIAGKSLPMEKFMAKRAVRYKSQNERLILPLIELMYLWNMFKFIGGDYQIADGILQIIDSEFAMINNPGVSPATNLYFADNRALCLLLRGSCYVQMGKPSLALQDFCECIAQSGIVEDHFIIPYAYVEAALCHASENRSLAISMLQDTKKKFSKFALESRLHFRIHMALMDLNGNLDTHK
- the LOC6636191 gene encoding tetratricopeptide repeat protein 39B isoform X3; this translates as MDESNKSESDSEEFFDALSEQLDMTPFEMDLRTSLEEAKLAIDYFFDNKFEEARTLLKPFSGSSLYHSMGTATFSFLEAMLTFEHIDEASAELKKCVELCQRFRKKNTLTEAIGNTFKKKNFNSLTDLECHAELCMAEVLLMSALLTFIEDENLSGLIRGSLRVRQCYNCFRFCAQIMKHRKWDSSSMTVRNHFSSGVHMGIGTFNLMMSMLPVRIVKILQFIGFSSNRGTRRTDCGKYFVLYPCSVTI